TCGTAGAGTTTTCTCTTTTCCGGGTCTCTCAGCACCTCGTAGGCTTCGTTGATCTCCCGATATCGAGTTTCCCCCTCGGGGGTCTTGTTGATGTCGGGATGGTATTTTTTAGCCAGCTTCCTGTAGGCCTTCTTTATCTCCGACTCCGATACACCCCGAGAGACGCCCAAAATCTCGTAATAGTCCTTATACTGCACCGACATGGGGCTATCCCTCCTTGTTTGACGTATGTTGACCTTCGGTATTATACAAGGGGCTTGTGGGTTTGTGAAGGTCGGTTTGATCCGAAGCTGAAGAACTCCATAGCCCCTTCTATCTGGTTTTCTCCCTGTTCAATCCACCTGTCCAGGTGTTCCGGCGACAGCCAGGGAGCGATTTTGCCGGAAAACTTCATAGGAGGCATCACCTTGCTCCCGCTGCTCCCTATGTCCAGAGCTATAGTTATCATATCCGACAGGGCTATGACGTCTGCTTCCAGCTCCATCCCTTTGGCCATGGCGGGGGTATGGTGAAATCGGACGATAGACTGGAGAGGATCGGGAATGCCCCACATTTTCAGGAGTTTTCCCCCTACTCTTCCATGATCAAACCCTAAGGTCTCCCTCTCAGCCTCGTACAGCGGGGTCTGTTTTGAATAGGAAAGGTATATGGCCGCCTCCATCTGGAAAGGCATTCTCTCGACCATGATCAGCCTTCCTAGGTCGTGAAGGGTTCCGGCGGTGAAGAGAAGCTCCTGATCCAGCTTAAGGTCCTTAGCTATCAGCTTGGCTATTATGGCGGTCGCCAGGGAGTGACGCCAGAATTCCTCCATGGTGAGATATTCCGGGGACAGGTCGTCGAAAATCGATATAACCGAAACTCCTAGGGCGAGGGTGGAAAGCTGTTTAGCCCCTAGAAGGGTAATAGCTCTAGCGACGGTGTTCACCGGTGAAGAGGGAGAGTAAACCGGGCTGTTGACCAACCTGAGGAGCCTGGCGGTCAGATTGGTGTCCATCCCGACCACCGCCGCTAGGTCGGAGGAGGAGCTTATCGGTGACTTTAGGCATTCTACGATGCGGTAATAGACGTCTGGCAGTGACACCAGGTCGGGATGACTCTCCAGCAGCTGCATGACCGATAGATAGGAGGGAATCCCTTTGCCTCTCGTGCCTACCGGACGGGATATAAAGATCTCTCCCTTGTCGGGGTTCACAGGCCTTTTTAAAGCTTTTTCGTAGAGATAGGATACCAAGGGGTTTTCCATCGGGAGGGGCGAAAATTTCTTCGCTACCTTTATCTCCCTGGAGATCATATCGTCCCCTTGTCCCTGTCCCCTGTCCTGTCTATCCACCACCTCAATCTGATATATCCCCCACTCCCTGAGGCTTTGCAGATAGTGATCGGTTATCACCGTACCGCTAGGGAGCAGTTTCAGCCCAGATCGGTCTACGACGTCGCTGGACAGGACCATCCCTCTTCTAAGTCGATTCACGGTTATCTTGGTCATGCCACCTTCTCACCTCCGTTTTAGATTGGTCAAAAGGGAAAACTAAATCCCACTGAAGAAGTTGTATTTTCCTCC
The uncultured Dethiosulfovibrio sp. genome window above contains:
- a CDS encoding HDOD domain-containing protein, giving the protein MTKITVNRLRRGMVLSSDVVDRSGLKLLPSGTVITDHYLQSLREWGIYQIEVVDRQDRGQGQGDDMISREIKVAKKFSPLPMENPLVSYLYEKALKRPVNPDKGEIFISRPVGTRGKGIPSYLSVMQLLESHPDLVSLPDVYYRIVECLKSPISSSSDLAAVVGMDTNLTARLLRLVNSPVYSPSSPVNTVARAITLLGAKQLSTLALGVSVISIFDDLSPEYLTMEEFWRHSLATAIIAKLIAKDLKLDQELLFTAGTLHDLGRLIMVERMPFQMEAAIYLSYSKQTPLYEAERETLGFDHGRVGGKLLKMWGIPDPLQSIVRFHHTPAMAKGMELEADVIALSDMITIALDIGSSGSKVMPPMKFSGKIAPWLSPEHLDRWIEQGENQIEGAMEFFSFGSNRPSQTHKPLV